One region of Psychrobacter sp. DAB_AL43B genomic DNA includes:
- a CDS encoding AAA family ATPase codes for MTHAATDYRHNQQKIAQLMAQLNHIVLDKPQVVKLALSGIFAGGHLLLQDLPGMGKTTLAQGLAQLLGLSFSRVQFTNDMLPADILGMSIYDQSKLQFEFRRGPIFTQLLLADEINRSSPKTQSALLEAMEERQVTQDGQTYPLPQPFFVIATQNPLQQAGVYPLPESQLDRFLLCLSLGYPSPAAERELLKGRDRRELLKELDAVLDTEAVLLAQQGVKQVYVADVVLDYLQRLVAKTRASHEYHGLSPRGVLSLQRAAQAYAYVSGHMEMTPEDVQAVFAAVTDHRLGQRFVPAHITGGQATQTIAQRILAEVAVYQ; via the coding sequence ATGACCCATGCAGCTACCGACTATCGGCATAATCAGCAAAAAATCGCCCAGTTAATGGCACAATTAAATCACATCGTGCTGGATAAACCACAGGTGGTCAAGCTTGCGCTCAGTGGCATCTTCGCTGGTGGGCATTTACTGTTGCAAGATTTACCGGGTATGGGTAAAACCACCTTAGCGCAAGGATTGGCACAATTATTAGGGCTAAGCTTCAGCCGTGTACAGTTTACCAATGATATGCTGCCTGCAGATATTTTAGGTATGAGTATCTACGACCAAAGCAAGCTACAATTTGAGTTTCGTCGCGGTCCTATTTTTACTCAGCTGTTGCTTGCCGATGAGATCAATCGCTCTAGTCCTAAGACCCAAAGTGCTTTACTCGAAGCAATGGAGGAGCGGCAGGTGACCCAAGATGGGCAAACCTACCCATTACCGCAGCCGTTCTTTGTGATAGCAACCCAAAATCCATTGCAGCAAGCAGGTGTATATCCCCTTCCTGAGTCGCAGTTAGATCGATTCTTATTATGTTTGTCGCTTGGTTATCCATCGCCTGCGGCAGAGCGCGAACTATTAAAAGGTCGGGATCGTCGCGAGCTGCTAAAAGAGTTGGATGCGGTGCTTGATACAGAGGCGGTTTTATTAGCTCAGCAAGGGGTCAAGCAAGTTTATGTCGCGGATGTGGTTTTGGACTATCTGCAAAGACTGGTCGCAAAAACACGAGCAAGCCACGAGTATCATGGTTTATCACCGCGTGGTGTGCTGTCGCTACAGCGTGCCGCACAGGCTTATGCTTATGTATCGGGGCACATGGAGATGACTCCTGAAGATGTCCAAGCAGTATTTGCTGCGGTCACCGATCATCGTCTTGGTCAGCGCTTTGTACCCGCGCATATAACTGGTGGACAAGCAACGCAGACTATCGCACAACGTATTTTGGCTGAAGTGGCGGTATACCAATGA
- a CDS encoding c-type cytochrome, with protein MSMINKYQLGGVFAAVLLLAACERTPPDYRAPVTLPLYTEGDADNGALIYKDACSQCHQLNPGLNKKGPQLMNIYGAQAAELADYTYSEGLQTSGWVWDAKTLDPYIADAEKTMPDSKMLADPMPDAKERADVIAYLSTLRAAAPIGEDNAN; from the coding sequence ATGTCTATGATTAATAAATATCAACTGGGCGGCGTATTTGCTGCTGTTTTATTGCTTGCTGCTTGTGAGCGTACGCCTCCTGATTATCGTGCGCCTGTTACGCTGCCACTATATACAGAAGGTGATGCTGATAACGGCGCTCTAATATATAAAGACGCTTGTAGTCAATGTCATCAGCTAAACCCAGGTCTGAATAAAAAAGGCCCACAGCTGATGAATATTTATGGTGCACAAGCGGCGGAGCTAGCAGATTATACTTATAGTGAAGGCTTGCAAACCTCAGGTTGGGTATGGGATGCTAAGACGCTTGACCCGTATATCGCCGATGCTGAAAAAACCATGCCAGATTCAAAAATGCTAGCAGATCCCATGCCCGATGCTAAAGAGCGTGCTGACGTGATTGCTTACTTGTCCACCCTTCGGGCTGCTGCGCCGATAGGTGAAGATAATGCAAATTAA
- a CDS encoding EAL domain-containing protein: MRTQSILNLLVIDDDQLYAERLVHLLGSYYDSVNLGFLDDKDELLKSLRQSWDVLVFGQAYDMSFTDVVGIIQEQSIDLPLICLINKETAATAHNEEGLPAVVSGTMVKALCVDQEMPVVMAICLQHDNLRSRRQLKALRHVLSEAEQRANVLIKNSKSAVAYIDQGIHIFANDPYLQLFGFEAMNDIIGIPIIDLIAGGDNVKGFKQFLRQFDKGSRKDVEFNFESRRTDGSTFEAKLQLAVATLDGEPVTQIIIQQNHSNSADVAKRLAEAERKDSLTGIDNRRGFEEQLTELYQQARLGSLTAGLLYVQLDNIGKIRSSLGLQGIDSTVKQVAQALDELVADGHVSRFSDTAFTVLVENRTTVELEKLAEQIGLNISKMFIEVDKRTTNTTASIAIVKIEKNTPEPRVLLERAMDAISQIMIETSNHGGKYHLYDASEHANSDDHALAESLVDAITNNRFELLFQPIYDINNDRSDLFEVYLQLPLADADNTVLTPDQFMAVAKSHELLEKIDRWILINACKKINEVRKSHPEARLLVQLTSASLIDKKLPSVASQLINAVGGKAGALTLQFNEKDIADHLTVAKSQFSALNQVSCQLGINNFGSSAKSIELANFVQPDMVRLARSYIEGIDAAENLETVKSLIVRTNEIKVDVLMPYIEDAATMSVAWSVGARYLQGYYLEAPSNTIKVSSET, translated from the coding sequence ATGCGTACTCAGTCCATCTTAAACTTATTGGTTATCGATGACGACCAGCTTTATGCTGAGCGACTCGTACACTTGTTAGGTTCGTACTATGACAGTGTAAACTTAGGTTTTTTGGATGATAAAGACGAGTTGTTAAAATCGCTACGACAGTCATGGGATGTGTTGGTTTTTGGTCAAGCGTACGATATGAGCTTTACTGATGTGGTTGGCATCATCCAAGAACAAAGTATTGACTTACCCTTAATTTGCTTGATTAACAAAGAAACGGCAGCCACCGCGCATAATGAAGAAGGGCTTCCTGCTGTCGTGAGTGGCACGATGGTCAAAGCACTTTGCGTTGACCAAGAGATGCCTGTCGTCATGGCAATTTGTTTGCAGCATGATAATTTACGTAGTCGCCGCCAACTTAAAGCCTTGCGTCATGTGCTGTCTGAGGCAGAACAACGGGCAAATGTACTGATTAAAAATTCCAAAAGTGCAGTCGCTTATATCGATCAAGGTATTCATATTTTCGCCAATGATCCGTATCTGCAGTTATTTGGTTTTGAGGCAATGAACGACATCATTGGCATACCTATTATTGATTTGATTGCAGGTGGCGACAACGTCAAAGGCTTCAAACAGTTTTTACGTCAATTTGATAAAGGCAGCCGTAAAGACGTAGAGTTTAATTTTGAGAGTCGGCGTACTGACGGTAGTACGTTTGAGGCAAAGCTACAGTTGGCCGTCGCGACACTAGATGGCGAACCGGTTACCCAGATTATCATTCAACAAAATCACAGTAACAGCGCTGACGTTGCCAAACGTTTGGCTGAGGCTGAGCGTAAAGACAGCTTAACAGGCATTGATAACCGCCGCGGCTTTGAAGAGCAGTTGACAGAATTATATCAGCAAGCAAGACTGGGCTCTTTGACGGCGGGTCTTTTATATGTTCAGCTCGATAATATTGGTAAAATTAGAAGCAGTTTGGGTCTGCAAGGTATTGATAGTACGGTTAAACAAGTCGCTCAGGCGTTAGATGAGCTCGTGGCAGATGGTCATGTGAGCCGTTTTAGTGATACCGCATTTACCGTCTTAGTAGAAAATCGAACAACGGTAGAGCTTGAGAAGCTGGCTGAACAAATTGGTTTGAATATCAGCAAGATGTTTATCGAAGTTGATAAGCGTACAACCAATACTACGGCAAGTATTGCTATCGTTAAAATTGAAAAAAACACTCCTGAGCCGAGAGTGTTGCTTGAGCGGGCGATGGATGCCATCAGTCAAATTATGATTGAGACATCCAATCATGGTGGCAAGTATCATCTGTACGATGCTAGCGAACATGCCAATAGTGACGATCATGCGCTTGCAGAATCTCTGGTCGATGCGATTACCAATAATCGCTTTGAATTGTTATTCCAGCCAATATATGACATTAATAATGATCGTAGCGACTTATTTGAAGTGTATCTACAGCTACCACTGGCTGATGCGGACAATACCGTATTGACGCCCGACCAGTTTATGGCGGTTGCCAAATCCCACGAACTGCTTGAAAAAATTGACCGCTGGATACTGATTAACGCCTGTAAAAAAATCAATGAAGTACGTAAATCACATCCTGAAGCGCGGTTGCTAGTACAGTTGACCAGTGCTTCCTTGATTGATAAAAAGCTACCCAGTGTCGCCAGTCAGTTGATCAATGCAGTCGGTGGTAAAGCTGGCGCCTTGACGTTACAGTTCAATGAAAAAGATATCGCCGATCATTTAACGGTGGCGAAATCTCAGTTTTCAGCGCTCAACCAAGTGAGCTGTCAACTTGGTATCAATAATTTTGGCTCATCTGCGAAGTCGATTGAGCTTGCCAATTTTGTGCAGCCCGATATGGTGCGTTTAGCCCGTAGCTATATAGAAGGAATTGATGCAGCCGAAAATCTAGAAACGGTCAAATCGCTTATCGTCCGCACCAATGAGATTAAAGTCGATGTATTGATGCCTTATATTGAGGATGCTGCGACCATGTCCGTTGCATGGAGTGTGGGTGCGCGCTACCTGCAAGGCTATTATCTAGAAGCGCCTAGTAATACCATAAAAGTATCTAGCGAGACTTAA
- the epmB gene encoding EF-P beta-lysylation protein EpmB gives MINHLITQKNWQTQLSEAITSIDELLDILKLESLRAEVYVPEHFELRVPRAFVAKMTVGDRNDPLLRQVLPNQKEQIAVTGYVADPLAENAHNPVKGLLHKYQSRVLLTITGACAIHCRYCFRQHFDYSANMPTASAKQSIIDYISNHPEINEVILSGGDPLNVTNRRLFAWLETLEAIAQLTTIRIHTRLPLVIPARLDDALLERLSQSRCQIVMVIHCNHANEIDVLTAEYLQRARAAGITLLNQAVLLKDINDSVAAQTMLSQRLFTAGVLPYYLHLLDKVAGAAHFDSDERSAIELYWSLLAELPGYLVPKLVRELPNKPFKVPINIYNAM, from the coding sequence ATGATAAACCATTTAATCACACAAAAAAACTGGCAAACGCAATTATCCGAAGCCATCACCTCTATTGATGAGCTGCTTGACATATTAAAGCTTGAATCACTGCGCGCAGAGGTCTATGTGCCTGAGCATTTTGAGCTACGAGTGCCGCGTGCTTTTGTGGCAAAAATGACAGTCGGTGATCGTAATGATCCTTTGTTAAGACAAGTATTGCCCAATCAAAAAGAGCAAATCGCAGTCACTGGCTATGTGGCAGATCCGTTAGCGGAAAACGCCCATAATCCGGTCAAAGGCTTACTGCATAAATATCAATCAAGAGTGTTGTTAACGATTACTGGTGCTTGTGCGATTCATTGTCGTTACTGCTTTCGTCAGCATTTTGACTATAGTGCCAATATGCCAACGGCTAGTGCAAAACAAAGCATCATCGATTATATCAGCAACCATCCTGAGATTAACGAGGTAATTTTGAGTGGTGGCGACCCGTTAAATGTGACCAATAGACGTCTATTTGCTTGGCTAGAGACTTTGGAGGCGATTGCGCAACTGACAACCATTCGAATACATACCCGTTTGCCATTGGTGATTCCAGCAAGGCTGGACGATGCGCTATTAGAGCGTTTGTCACAAAGCCGCTGTCAAATTGTGATGGTGATTCATTGTAACCATGCCAATGAGATAGATGTGCTCACCGCAGAGTATTTACAACGTGCTCGAGCTGCTGGAATTACCTTATTAAATCAAGCAGTACTTTTAAAGGATATTAATGATAGCGTTGCTGCGCAAACGATGTTAAGTCAACGCTTATTTACGGCGGGCGTACTGCCTTATTATTTACATCTGCTAGATAAAGTTGCCGGTGCCGCCCATTTTGACAGTGACGAGCGCTCAGCAATTGAGCTTTATTGGTCATTATTGGCAGAATTGCCCGGCTATCTAGTCCCTAAATTGGTCAGGGAGTTGCCAAACAAACCTTTTAAGGTGCCGATTAATATTTACAACGCTATGTAA
- the efp gene encoding elongation factor P, which produces MASFSTNEFKAGLKVMLDGNPYSILENEFVKPGKGQAFNRVKMRNLRSGRQLEQTFKSGESLEAADVIDTEMNYLYNDGEFWHFMHPESFEQLQADKTAVSDAVKWLKDNSNALCVITLFNGVPLSITPPNFVELQITETDPGLRGDTSGGGGKPATLETGAVVRVPLFVQQGEIVRVDTRTGDYQTRVS; this is translated from the coding sequence GTGGCAAGTTTTTCTACCAATGAATTTAAAGCTGGTCTCAAAGTCATGCTTGATGGCAATCCTTACTCCATCCTCGAAAATGAGTTCGTCAAACCGGGTAAAGGACAAGCCTTTAACCGCGTCAAAATGCGCAATCTACGCAGTGGCAGACAGCTCGAGCAGACTTTCAAATCAGGCGAGAGCTTAGAGGCGGCAGATGTTATAGATACTGAAATGAACTATCTGTACAACGATGGTGAGTTTTGGCACTTTATGCATCCTGAGAGTTTTGAGCAGCTGCAAGCAGATAAAACGGCTGTTAGTGATGCGGTAAAATGGTTAAAAGACAACAGTAACGCCCTATGCGTGATTACTTTGTTTAATGGTGTGCCGTTATCAATTACTCCGCCGAACTTCGTTGAGTTGCAAATTACCGAAACGGATCCTGGCTTACGCGGCGATACCTCAGGTGGCGGCGGCAAACCTGCAACGTTAGAAACGGGTGCCGTGGTTCGTGTACCATTATTTGTACAGCAAGGTGAAATAGTCCGTGTCGATACCCGTACCGGTGATTACCAAACGCGCGTCAGCTGA
- a CDS encoding GAF domain-containing hybrid sensor histidine kinase/response regulator, whose product MSTSNLLENSYPIAIDEVERINKLKKYQVLNTNEEPAFARLTQLAKLFFNMPVVAITFMDEETQYLKSVHGLGGVCTTVRKVAICNYTVLSNEVFVVPDLTKDSRFSQNPLITESPHLRFYAGAPIIMQEDGKTYRLGSLCLMDMQPHHDFSDEQAKILTQFAVMAADALQLQDQQRNAKHANEMKSEFLANMSHEIRTPMNGIIGMVEMLSETELSAEQQEYVHNIKVSNEHLLAIINGILDLSKVEAGKMTIDSIPMNLSSLCNEVVNLFAIKARQRSLILDYHYTESLSPYVKGDPVRLKQVMVNLVNNAIKFTREGGRVTIDVKHMPHNPCEDGDDCYSAMGHNAMKGQNSSVEHGIYGVADDVNLVAHKDMTLCIEVTDTGVGIKPESLDAIFDAYDQADKSTHRLYGGTGLGLSVCKSLVGLMGGYIEVDSTVGFGTTFRVLLPLPPIDEESYETWQDSNDFAMTIPSDDLIGHILLVEDDSVNAMIAKKALNNSGHTVTHVTDGQQAIEIFALNPEIYDVILMDHHMPIMDGVQATIKLHELYDPQTLPPIIALTANAMDGERKKYLDVGMQDYCTKPFKQEQLNALVQYWLMHKRSSEE is encoded by the coding sequence TTGTCTACATCCAACTTGCTAGAGAATAGTTATCCCATCGCAATAGATGAAGTTGAGCGTATCAATAAGCTTAAAAAATATCAGGTACTCAATACTAATGAAGAGCCTGCTTTTGCGCGCTTAACGCAGCTGGCGAAACTGTTTTTTAATATGCCTGTGGTTGCCATTACCTTTATGGATGAGGAAACTCAGTATCTAAAATCTGTCCATGGACTTGGCGGTGTTTGTACGACGGTGCGCAAAGTTGCTATTTGTAATTATACGGTGCTCTCTAATGAGGTTTTTGTGGTACCAGATTTAACAAAAGACAGCCGTTTTAGCCAAAACCCATTGATTACAGAGTCACCTCATCTGAGGTTTTATGCCGGCGCTCCCATCATCATGCAAGAAGATGGTAAAACCTATCGTCTGGGCTCTCTGTGTTTGATGGATATGCAACCTCATCATGACTTTAGTGACGAGCAAGCAAAAATATTAACGCAGTTTGCGGTGATGGCTGCCGATGCTTTACAACTACAAGATCAGCAACGTAATGCTAAGCATGCCAATGAGATGAAATCAGAGTTTTTGGCCAATATGAGCCATGAAATACGGACGCCAATGAATGGCATTATTGGTATGGTTGAGATGTTGAGTGAAACTGAGCTTAGCGCTGAACAACAAGAGTATGTCCATAATATAAAAGTCTCAAACGAGCATTTGCTCGCCATTATCAACGGTATTTTAGATTTATCGAAAGTCGAAGCGGGCAAAATGACCATCGATTCTATTCCGATGAACTTATCGAGTTTATGTAATGAGGTTGTTAACTTATTTGCGATCAAAGCCCGTCAGCGTAGCTTAATTTTAGATTATCATTATACCGAATCATTATCGCCTTATGTCAAAGGGGATCCGGTACGGCTCAAACAAGTCATGGTAAATCTGGTTAATAATGCCATTAAATTTACCCGTGAAGGCGGTCGCGTGACGATTGATGTTAAGCATATGCCACACAATCCTTGTGAAGATGGCGATGATTGCTACAGTGCTATGGGTCACAATGCTATGAAAGGTCAAAACAGTAGCGTAGAGCACGGCATTTATGGCGTGGCTGATGATGTTAATTTGGTTGCTCATAAAGATATGACGCTGTGTATTGAGGTCACAGATACGGGTGTAGGTATTAAGCCGGAGTCATTGGATGCGATATTTGATGCTTATGATCAAGCAGATAAATCTACCCATCGCCTTTATGGTGGTACAGGACTCGGATTGTCTGTTTGTAAATCTTTGGTTGGTTTAATGGGTGGCTATATTGAAGTAGATAGTACGGTCGGTTTCGGTACTACTTTTAGGGTATTATTACCATTGCCACCTATTGATGAGGAAAGCTATGAGACATGGCAAGATTCTAATGACTTTGCCATGACAATACCCAGTGACGATCTTATCGGTCATATCTTATTGGTCGAAGATGATAGTGTCAACGCCATGATCGCCAAAAAAGCACTCAATAATAGTGGTCATACCGTCACTCATGTGACTGATGGGCAACAAGCGATCGAGATTTTTGCCTTGAACCCTGAAATTTATGATGTCATTTTGATGGATCATCATATGCCAATTATGGATGGCGTACAGGCAACCATTAAACTGCATGAGCTTTATGATCCGCAAACATTACCACCAATTATCGCTTTAACCGCCAATGCGATGGATGGCGAACGCAAAAAATACCTCGATGTTGGTATGCAGGATTATTGCACCAAGCCATTCAAGCAAGAGCAACTCAATGCGTTGGTACAGTATTGGCTGATGCATAAGCGGTCGTCAGAAGAGTAG
- a CDS encoding ThiF family adenylyltransferase, which yields MLDDADEQYERRFKGTKTLYGVSAVDTFAAAHVYVIGVGGVGSWAAEALSRTAVGNITLIDLDILVASNVNRQLPALDSTFGQSKIAAMATRIREINPKVTLHLIDDFLTVENVATLLPSREEAKAAAQNSPIVILDCVDDMNAKLAIALHCRFNKLKLVCAGGAGGKIDPSQIRIGDLRDSYQDPLLAKLRNKLRHEKGINSALKEKFGIKCVYSIEPPRVDKSSQTGGLHCGGYGSAVVVTSVVAMLMVSEALQLLLKQAAVKPSV from the coding sequence ATGTTAGATGATGCAGATGAGCAGTATGAGCGCCGTTTTAAAGGCACAAAGACGCTGTATGGCGTTTCAGCAGTGGATACATTTGCCGCAGCGCATGTTTATGTGATTGGTGTTGGCGGGGTAGGTTCTTGGGCAGCAGAAGCCTTGTCTCGAACGGCAGTGGGTAACATTACGTTGATTGATTTGGATATATTGGTTGCCTCTAACGTCAATCGGCAGCTGCCTGCTTTAGATAGCACTTTTGGGCAAAGTAAAATTGCGGCGATGGCGACGCGTATCCGTGAGATCAATCCAAAAGTAACGCTGCATTTGATTGATGACTTCTTGACCGTTGAAAATGTAGCCACACTATTACCCAGTCGTGAGGAAGCCAAGGCTGCTGCGCAAAACAGTCCGATTGTGATTTTAGATTGTGTTGATGATATGAATGCCAAACTTGCCATTGCGCTGCATTGCCGGTTTAACAAATTAAAACTGGTCTGCGCAGGTGGGGCGGGCGGTAAGATAGACCCAAGCCAAATTAGAATCGGCGATTTACGCGATAGCTATCAAGATCCACTACTTGCTAAACTACGTAATAAATTACGCCATGAAAAAGGCATTAATAGTGCTTTAAAAGAAAAATTTGGTATCAAGTGTGTCTATTCGATAGAACCACCGCGGGTAGACAAAAGCAGTCAGACAGGTGGTTTGCACTGTGGTGGTTATGGTTCGGCCGTAGTCGTCACCTCGGTAGTAGCAATGCTTATGGTGAGTGAGGCATTACAATTATTGCTCAAGCAGGCGGCTGTTAAGCCAAGCGTCTGA
- a CDS encoding TatD family hydrolase translates to MTAIRASFIDDETLPPIFPLIDTHTHFDAPVFDSDRSEQAHLAYDQGIRHLVLVGYLHRHFDRLYETEKLLNKGLLLNEELPAIIGKDDNQKQSLPKAHIALGLHPFYIEQHTEAHLEKMAQMLNDKRPLAIGEIGLDSFTDVMKQPEMIAKQQRFFNAQLDMAVAHQLPVMLHIRKAHAEALALLKAHAYDAHKLGGIAHSFSGGMQEAKAFAKLGFKLGVTGQITNPNAKKLRLAIQAAVDSYGIECLVIETDCPDMTPIMCQTSDNTLDSTLYGNASALGQSPDNEWGDTPAHNRNVPANLSYVLLTLSELLEVQPSTLAQQLWHNSCTALQMKWRYPT, encoded by the coding sequence ATGACTGCTATTAGGGCATCCTTTATCGATGATGAGACGCTACCTCCTATTTTCCCTCTAATTGACACACATACTCATTTCGACGCACCTGTGTTTGATTCTGATAGAAGCGAGCAGGCACATCTTGCTTATGATCAGGGGATACGTCATCTGGTATTAGTCGGTTATTTACATCGACATTTCGATCGGCTATACGAAACTGAGAAATTATTAAATAAGGGATTACTCCTAAATGAAGAACTGCCAGCCATTATAGGGAAGGATGACAACCAAAAACAGTCACTTCCCAAGGCGCATATTGCGTTAGGCTTGCATCCTTTTTATATCGAGCAGCATACTGAAGCGCATTTAGAGAAGATGGCGCAGATGCTCAATGACAAGCGTCCGCTGGCCATCGGTGAAATCGGTTTAGATAGTTTTACGGATGTCATGAAGCAGCCTGAAATGATTGCCAAACAACAGCGTTTTTTTAATGCTCAGCTGGATATGGCAGTAGCTCATCAGCTACCGGTCATGCTCCATATTCGTAAAGCCCATGCTGAAGCGTTAGCGTTACTAAAAGCTCATGCTTATGACGCACATAAGCTGGGTGGTATTGCGCATAGCTTCAGTGGTGGTATGCAAGAAGCCAAAGCGTTTGCGAAATTAGGTTTTAAGCTTGGCGTTACTGGGCAAATAACCAATCCCAATGCGAAAAAGTTGCGCCTTGCTATTCAGGCAGCTGTTGATAGTTATGGTATTGAATGTTTGGTCATTGAAACTGACTGTCCAGATATGACACCTATTATGTGCCAGACTTCAGATAACACCTTAGACAGCACTTTATACGGTAATGCGTCAGCACTCGGACAAAGCCCAGATAATGAATGGGGTGATACGCCTGCTCATAATAGAAACGTCCCTGCTAATTTATCTTATGTGTTACTAACTCTGAGTGAGTTACTTGAGGTGCAGCCATCTACTCTTGCTCAGCAATTGTGGCACAATAGTTGCACAGCTCTACAAATGAAATGGCGTTATCCAACCTAA